Proteins found in one Frankiaceae bacterium genomic segment:
- a CDS encoding cysteine desulfurase family protein — protein MAYLDHAATTPMLPEVLAAMTPYFMAEPGNPSSLHASGRRARRAVEEAREAIAYALGARPSEVIFTGGGTESDNLAVKGIYWARRAADPARTRIVASAVEHHAVLDAVDWLVAHEGATVTWLPVDSVGRVSPSDLADALGDDVAVVTVMWANNEVGTVQPIAHLAAVAAEARVPFHTDAVQAIGQLDVDFAASGVDALTLTGHKIGGPKGVGALLLRTGVACTPLLHGGGQERDVRSGTLDTPGIVGLGAAVTLAASTRVERATHLAGLRDSLVKAVCDAVPDAILNGDTLDRLPSNAHLSFPGCEGDSLLLLLDARGIECSTGSACTAGVARPSHVLLAMGLDEDLARGSLRFSLGHTTTESDVAAVADAIVPVVERARRAGLTR, from the coding sequence ATGGCCTACCTCGACCACGCCGCCACGACGCCCATGCTGCCTGAGGTGCTGGCGGCGATGACGCCGTACTTCATGGCGGAGCCCGGCAACCCGTCGTCCCTGCACGCCTCGGGCCGCCGCGCGCGCCGCGCCGTGGAGGAGGCGCGGGAGGCGATCGCGTACGCCCTCGGCGCGCGCCCGTCGGAGGTCATCTTCACCGGCGGCGGCACCGAGAGCGACAACCTCGCCGTCAAGGGCATCTACTGGGCCCGCCGCGCCGCCGACCCCGCGCGCACGCGGATCGTCGCGAGCGCCGTCGAGCACCACGCCGTTCTCGACGCCGTCGACTGGCTCGTCGCCCACGAGGGCGCGACCGTGACGTGGCTGCCCGTCGACTCGGTGGGCCGGGTCTCGCCGTCCGACCTCGCCGACGCGCTCGGCGACGACGTCGCGGTCGTCACCGTCATGTGGGCCAACAACGAGGTCGGCACCGTGCAGCCGATCGCTCACCTCGCCGCCGTCGCGGCGGAGGCGCGGGTGCCGTTCCACACCGACGCCGTGCAGGCCATCGGGCAGCTCGACGTGGACTTCGCGGCCAGCGGTGTCGACGCGCTGACGCTGACCGGCCACAAGATCGGCGGGCCGAAGGGCGTGGGCGCGCTGCTGCTGCGTACGGGCGTCGCCTGCACCCCCCTGCTCCACGGCGGCGGGCAGGAGCGCGACGTACGGTCCGGCACGCTCGACACCCCGGGCATCGTCGGGCTCGGCGCGGCGGTGACGCTGGCGGCCTCGACGAGGGTCGAGCGCGCGACGCACCTCGCCGGCCTGCGCGACTCGCTCGTCAAGGCCGTCTGCGACGCCGTCCCCGACGCGATCCTCAACGGCGACACCCTCGACCGCCTGCCGTCCAACGCGCACCTCTCGTTCCCCGGCTGCGAGGGCGACTCGCTGCTGCTGCTGCTCGACGCGCGCGGCATCGAGTGCTCGACGGGATCCGCCTGTACGGCGGGCGTCGCGCGCCCCTCGCACGTCCTCCTCGCGATGGGTCTCGACGAGGACCTGGCGCGGGGGTCGCTGCGGTTCAGCCTCGGCCACACGACGACCGAGTCCGACGTCGCGGCCGTGGCCGACGCGATCGTCCCCGTGGTCGAGCGCGCGCGCCGGGCCGGCCTGACGCGATGA
- the mnmA gene encoding tRNA 2-thiouridine(34) synthase MnmA, which yields MKVLAAMSGGVDSAVAAARAVDAGHDVTGVHLALSSSPESARHGARGCCTLEDARDARRAADVLGIPFYVWDLADRFKADVVDDFVAEYAAGRTPNPCLRCNEKIKFAAVLDKALALGFDAICTGHYARLADGSLYRAADPAKDQSYVLGVLTPDQLAHSYFPLGSSLKSEVRAEAAARGLLVADKSDSYDVCFIPTGDTAGWLRSKVGVVPGDVVDADGAVLGQHDGAHQFTVGQRRGLGIASPDGRPRYVLSVEPATATVVVGPGEALEVTYVSGVRARWAGPVVPVGTRALAQLRAHGVALPCVVEAAGDVLAVRLDAPVRGVAPGQALVLYDGDRVAGSATIDATR from the coding sequence ATGAAGGTCCTCGCCGCCATGTCCGGCGGCGTCGACTCGGCTGTCGCGGCGGCCCGCGCGGTCGACGCGGGCCACGACGTCACCGGCGTACACCTCGCGCTGTCGTCGTCCCCCGAGTCCGCTCGCCATGGCGCCCGCGGCTGCTGCACGCTGGAGGACGCGCGCGACGCGCGCCGCGCCGCCGACGTGCTCGGCATCCCGTTCTACGTGTGGGACCTCGCCGACCGCTTCAAGGCTGACGTCGTCGACGACTTCGTCGCGGAGTACGCCGCCGGCCGTACCCCCAACCCCTGCCTGCGCTGCAACGAGAAGATCAAGTTCGCGGCGGTGCTCGACAAGGCGCTGGCGCTCGGCTTCGACGCGATCTGCACCGGCCACTACGCCCGCCTCGCCGACGGCTCCCTGTACCGCGCCGCCGACCCCGCGAAGGACCAGTCGTACGTCCTCGGCGTCCTCACCCCCGACCAGCTCGCGCACTCGTACTTCCCGCTCGGCTCGTCGCTGAAGTCGGAGGTGCGCGCCGAGGCCGCGGCGCGCGGGCTGCTCGTCGCCGACAAGAGCGACTCGTACGACGTCTGCTTCATCCCCACCGGCGACACCGCCGGATGGCTGCGCTCGAAGGTCGGCGTCGTCCCCGGCGACGTCGTCGACGCCGACGGCGCGGTCCTCGGGCAGCACGACGGCGCGCACCAGTTCACCGTCGGCCAGCGGCGCGGGCTCGGCATCGCGTCGCCCGACGGCAGGCCGCGCTACGTCCTCTCCGTCGAGCCGGCGACCGCGACCGTGGTGGTGGGGCCGGGGGAGGCGCTGGAGGTGACGTACGTCTCCGGCGTGCGCGCCCGCTGGGCCGGGCCGGTCGTGCCGGTCGGCACGCGGGCCCTCGCGCAGCTGCGCGCGCACGGCGTCGCGCTGCCCTGCGTCGTCGAGGCGGCGGGCGACGTGCTCGCCGTACGCCTCGACGCGCCCGTTCGCGGGGTCGCCCCCGGGCAGGCGCTGGTCCTCTACGACGGCGACCGCGTGGCGGGCTCGGCGACCATCGACGCGACGAGATAG
- a CDS encoding methionine synthase, translating into MTYAWPPRAATGVGSLPGTDPTEAARTVAGELPALPHLPELPQRGPGADMLGRAAALLADLHVDLQPSGWRFVPRSGVDERRALDFLAWDLDALQVAFDGYAGPLKIQCAGPWTLAAGIELHRGDRALSDAGAVRDIAAALAEGLARHVADVRRRVPGATVVAQLDEPSLTAVARGRIRTASGFGALREVGAYELVEGLRAALPAGVPTGVHSCAADVPLDLLVKVKPAFVSVDLALLSTRQYDALGQLVDDGVHLLLGAVPTTGDLRSVRETAAPVRTLWRNLSHPPEMLAQRVTVTPACGLAGLSPDAARAALTRAREVAAALAEEDER; encoded by the coding sequence ATGACGTACGCCTGGCCGCCCCGCGCGGCGACCGGCGTCGGCTCGCTCCCCGGCACCGACCCGACCGAGGCCGCCAGAACGGTCGCCGGCGAGCTGCCCGCCCTCCCGCACCTGCCCGAGCTGCCGCAACGCGGTCCCGGTGCGGACATGCTCGGCCGCGCCGCCGCGCTCCTCGCCGACCTGCACGTCGACCTGCAGCCGTCGGGATGGCGGTTCGTGCCGCGCTCCGGAGTGGACGAACGCCGCGCCCTCGACTTCCTCGCCTGGGACCTCGACGCGCTGCAGGTGGCGTTCGACGGCTACGCGGGCCCGCTCAAGATCCAGTGCGCCGGGCCGTGGACGCTCGCTGCGGGCATCGAGCTGCACCGCGGCGACCGCGCGCTGTCCGACGCGGGCGCCGTACGCGACATCGCCGCGGCCCTCGCGGAGGGGCTGGCGCGGCACGTCGCCGACGTACGCCGCCGCGTCCCCGGCGCCACCGTCGTCGCGCAGCTCGACGAGCCCTCGCTGACCGCCGTGGCGCGGGGCCGCATCCGTACCGCCAGCGGGTTCGGCGCGCTGCGCGAGGTCGGGGCGTACGAGCTCGTCGAGGGCCTGCGCGCGGCCCTGCCGGCGGGCGTACCGACCGGTGTCCACTCCTGCGCCGCGGACGTGCCGCTGGACCTGCTCGTCAAGGTGAAGCCGGCGTTCGTGTCCGTCGATCTCGCACTGCTGTCCACGAGGCAGTACGACGCCCTCGGCCAGCTCGTCGACGACGGCGTCCACCTGCTGCTCGGCGCCGTCCCGACGACCGGCGATCTGCGGTCCGTCCGCGAGACCGCGGCGCCCGTACGGACGCTGTGGCGAAACTTGTCACACCCCCCTGAGATGCTGGCGCAGCGGGTCACGGTGACCCCGGCGTGCGGTCTGGCGGGCCTCTCGCCGGACGCCGCCCGCGCCGCGCTCACCCGGGCGCGGGAGGTAGCGGCAGCCCTGGCGGAGGAGGACGAGCGCTGA
- the ligA gene encoding NAD-dependent DNA ligase LigA — translation MPVEAADRHAELSRVVEDHRFRYYVLDQPTASDAEFDALLKELEALEEAHPSLRTPDSPTQKVGGGVRTGFAPVEHLQRLMSLDNAFSDEELDAWAARVEREGDPAYLCELKVDGLAVDLVYERGTLVRAATRGDGRVGEDITPNVRTLRNVPHRLTGSAVPELLEVRGEVYFPVEGFEELNASLVEQGKAPFANPRNAAAGSLRQKDPRVTASRRLALVLHGVGASEGFGAETQSGAYDRLAELGLPVSSRVEVVADMTGVRAYIERWREHRHDIEHEIDGVVVKVDSFALQRRLGSTSRAPRWAIAFKYPPVEVNTLLEGIDVAIGRTGRATPFAMLTPVVVSGSTVARATLHNQSEVRRKDVRPGDTVVVRKAGDVIPEVVTFVPDPEHESRPVWQMPTTCPECGTRLAPAKEGDADLRCPNAQQCPAQLRERLFGLAGRGALDIEVLGYEAAAALLDAGLVTDEGDLFALTEEDLATCAFFTKKDGTLKANAAKLIDNLVQARAKPLWRVIVALSIRHVGPTAAQALAREIGDLDEILTAEPERLAAVEGVGPTIAAAITEWYAVPWHRELVRKWREAGVRFREERTDTGPRPLEGITVVLTGGLEEFSRDSATEAIQTRGGKVSGSVSKKTSFVVAGESPGSKYDKALTLGVPVLDEAGLVTLLDEGPDAARAKAT, via the coding sequence GTGCCCGTCGAGGCCGCCGACCGCCACGCCGAGCTGTCGCGGGTCGTCGAGGACCACCGCTTCCGCTACTACGTCCTCGACCAGCCGACCGCGAGCGACGCGGAGTTCGACGCGCTGCTGAAGGAGCTCGAGGCGCTGGAGGAGGCGCACCCGAGCCTGCGCACGCCCGACTCGCCGACGCAGAAGGTCGGGGGCGGCGTCCGCACCGGCTTCGCCCCGGTCGAGCACCTGCAGCGGCTGATGAGCCTCGACAACGCGTTCAGTGACGAGGAGCTCGACGCGTGGGCGGCGCGCGTCGAGCGCGAGGGCGACCCGGCGTACCTCTGCGAGCTCAAGGTCGACGGCCTCGCCGTGGACCTCGTCTACGAGCGCGGCACCCTCGTCCGCGCCGCCACCCGCGGCGACGGCCGCGTGGGGGAGGACATCACGCCCAACGTCCGCACCCTGCGCAACGTCCCGCACCGCCTGACCGGCTCCGCCGTGCCCGAGCTGCTGGAGGTACGCGGCGAGGTCTACTTCCCCGTCGAGGGCTTCGAGGAGCTCAACGCGTCCCTCGTCGAGCAGGGGAAGGCGCCGTTCGCCAACCCGCGCAACGCCGCCGCCGGCTCCCTCCGCCAGAAGGACCCCCGCGTCACCGCCTCCCGCCGCCTCGCGCTCGTGCTGCACGGCGTCGGCGCGTCCGAGGGGTTCGGGGCGGAGACGCAGAGCGGGGCGTACGACCGCCTGGCCGAGCTCGGCCTCCCCGTCTCGTCGCGCGTCGAGGTCGTGGCGGACATGACGGGCGTACGCGCCTACATCGAGCGCTGGCGCGAGCACAGGCACGACATCGAGCACGAGATCGACGGCGTGGTCGTCAAGGTCGACTCGTTCGCGCTGCAACGCCGCCTCGGCTCGACCTCCCGCGCGCCCCGGTGGGCGATCGCGTTCAAGTACCCGCCCGTCGAGGTCAACACCCTGCTCGAAGGCATCGACGTCGCCATCGGGCGCACCGGCCGCGCCACGCCGTTCGCGATGCTCACGCCCGTCGTCGTGAGCGGCTCGACCGTCGCGCGGGCGACGCTGCACAACCAGTCGGAGGTCCGGCGCAAGGACGTACGCCCTGGCGACACCGTCGTCGTCCGCAAGGCGGGCGACGTGATCCCCGAGGTCGTCACGTTCGTGCCCGACCCCGAGCACGAGAGCCGGCCTGTGTGGCAGATGCCGACGACGTGCCCCGAGTGCGGCACCCGCCTCGCGCCCGCCAAGGAGGGCGACGCCGACCTGCGTTGCCCCAACGCGCAGCAGTGCCCGGCGCAGCTCCGGGAGCGGCTGTTCGGGCTGGCGGGGCGCGGCGCGCTCGACATCGAGGTGCTCGGCTACGAGGCCGCCGCCGCCCTCCTCGACGCGGGGCTCGTCACCGACGAGGGCGACCTGTTCGCGCTGACCGAGGAAGATCTCGCGACGTGCGCGTTCTTCACGAAGAAGGACGGCACCCTCAAGGCCAACGCCGCCAAGCTGATCGACAACCTCGTGCAGGCCCGCGCCAAGCCGTTGTGGCGCGTCATCGTCGCGCTGTCGATCCGGCACGTCGGTCCGACGGCCGCGCAGGCGCTGGCCCGCGAGATCGGCGACCTCGACGAGATCCTCACGGCCGAGCCCGAGCGCCTCGCCGCCGTCGAGGGTGTCGGCCCGACCATCGCCGCCGCCATCACCGAGTGGTACGCCGTCCCCTGGCACCGCGAGCTCGTCCGCAAGTGGCGGGAGGCGGGGGTGCGGTTCCGCGAGGAACGCACCGACACCGGGCCGCGCCCGCTGGAGGGGATCACCGTGGTCCTGACGGGCGGGCTGGAGGAGTTCAGCCGCGACTCCGCGACCGAGGCGATCCAGACCCGCGGCGGCAAGGTGAGCGGGTCGGTGTCGAAGAAGACGTCGTTCGTCGTGGCGGGGGAGTCGCCCGGCAGCAAGTACGACAAGGCCCTCACCCTCGGCGTCCCGGTCCTGGACGAGGCAGGGCTGGTGACCCTCCTGGACGAGGGCCCGGACGCCGCCCGCGCCAAGGCGACGTAG
- a CDS encoding bifunctional diguanylate cyclase/phosphodiesterase, translating into MVDERQTGRGLFSAFTLYVAAVTAVGLTFTLDRLRGLDPSDLQSMGPAFVMAAALLVLGELRPLFTAGTRDKNGVATSTTFVFALLLHWGLGVAILMQAVATMVADRTNDKAWWRTGFNVAQYSLSYGAAAAVLGAMGRTGTPADPMAISGADLPAITLAGLVFFVCNDLFVGVAIALHSGRKLWPVLRSDLAYQGLTTAALLALSPVVVVVMERSVGLVPLLLLPLFAVYKNASISAEREHQALHDTLTGLPNRKLLLSKVADAMADAGPTDAHVGLFLLDLDRFKDVNDTLGHHAGDELLTYVAERLGSVLRPEDTVARLGGDEFGVLIPSIRDEAMAREVAERFRAALSAPFVVSEVTIDLEASIGVALYPAHALVANELMQRAEVAMYHAKEQRSGIETYDSDRDPHSTQRLSLFGQLRRAIEDGELVLHYQPKVDLTTGQVAGVEALVRWEHPERGLLAPDTFVPLAEQTGLMKSLTTNVLEQALTQTAVWADAGMMVRMAVNVSARDLHDDTFCARVSEALNRTGVPASFLELELTERVVMADPERALQNLTALSRLGVRLSLDDFGTGYSSLAYLRRLPVTEIKIDKSFVLRMDVDAEDATIVRSTIDLAHGLGLRVLAEGVETAETWQRLADLGCDAAQGYFLSRPYPAAVVTDWLAARDRVPVMRVVDSTKPQRGWNAAAQ; encoded by the coding sequence GTGGTCGACGAGAGGCAGACGGGGCGCGGGCTGTTCTCGGCCTTCACGCTCTACGTCGCCGCCGTCACCGCCGTCGGCCTCACGTTCACCCTCGACCGCCTCCGCGGCCTCGACCCGTCCGACCTGCAGTCGATGGGCCCGGCGTTCGTCATGGCCGCCGCGCTGCTGGTGCTCGGCGAGCTGCGGCCGCTGTTCACCGCGGGCACCCGTGACAAGAACGGCGTCGCGACGTCGACGACGTTCGTGTTCGCGCTGCTGCTCCACTGGGGCCTCGGCGTCGCGATCCTCATGCAGGCCGTCGCCACGATGGTCGCCGACCGCACCAACGACAAGGCCTGGTGGCGCACCGGCTTCAACGTCGCGCAGTACTCCCTCTCGTACGGCGCCGCCGCCGCCGTCCTCGGCGCCATGGGCCGCACCGGTACGCCCGCCGACCCGATGGCGATCAGCGGAGCCGACCTCCCCGCGATCACGCTCGCCGGCCTCGTGTTCTTCGTCTGCAACGACCTGTTCGTCGGCGTCGCGATCGCGCTGCACTCGGGCCGCAAGCTCTGGCCCGTCCTGCGTTCCGACCTCGCGTACCAGGGCCTGACCACCGCCGCGCTGCTCGCGCTGAGCCCGGTCGTCGTGGTCGTCATGGAGCGCAGCGTCGGCCTCGTACCGCTGCTCCTGCTCCCGCTGTTCGCCGTCTACAAGAACGCCTCCATCTCGGCCGAGCGCGAGCACCAGGCGCTCCACGACACCCTCACCGGCCTGCCCAACCGCAAGCTGCTGCTCAGCAAGGTCGCCGACGCGATGGCCGACGCCGGCCCGACGGACGCGCACGTCGGTCTGTTCCTCCTCGACCTCGACCGCTTCAAGGACGTCAACGACACCCTCGGCCACCATGCGGGCGACGAGCTGCTGACGTACGTCGCCGAGCGGCTCGGCTCCGTACTCCGCCCCGAGGACACCGTCGCGCGCCTGGGCGGCGACGAGTTCGGCGTGCTCATCCCGTCGATTCGTGACGAGGCGATGGCGCGCGAGGTCGCCGAGCGCTTCCGCGCCGCGCTGAGCGCGCCGTTCGTCGTCAGCGAGGTCACGATCGACCTCGAGGCGAGCATCGGCGTCGCGCTCTACCCGGCGCACGCCCTCGTCGCGAACGAGCTCATGCAGCGCGCCGAGGTCGCGATGTACCACGCCAAGGAGCAGCGCAGCGGCATCGAGACGTACGACTCCGACCGCGACCCGCACAGCACTCAGCGGCTCTCGCTGTTCGGGCAGCTGCGCCGCGCGATCGAGGACGGAGAGCTGGTCCTGCACTACCAGCCCAAGGTCGACCTCACGACCGGCCAGGTCGCCGGCGTCGAGGCGCTCGTCCGCTGGGAGCACCCCGAACGCGGCCTCCTCGCGCCCGACACGTTCGTCCCGCTCGCCGAGCAGACCGGCCTCATGAAGTCCCTCACGACGAACGTCCTGGAGCAGGCCCTCACGCAGACCGCCGTCTGGGCCGACGCCGGGATGATGGTCCGGATGGCGGTCAACGTCTCGGCGCGCGACCTGCACGACGACACGTTCTGCGCCCGGGTCAGCGAGGCGCTCAACCGCACCGGCGTGCCGGCGTCGTTCCTCGAGCTGGAGCTCACCGAGCGCGTCGTCATGGCCGACCCCGAGCGCGCCCTGCAGAACCTCACCGCCCTCTCGCGCCTCGGCGTCCGCCTCTCGCTCGACGACTTCGGCACCGGGTACTCGTCGCTCGCGTACCTGCGCCGCCTCCCCGTCACCGAGATCAAGATCGACAAGTCGTTCGTCCTGCGGATGGACGTCGACGCCGAGGACGCGACGATCGTCCGCTCGACCATCGACCTCGCCCACGGCCTCGGCCTGCGGGTGCTCGCCGAGGGCGTCGAGACCGCGGAGACCTGGCAGCGCCTCGCCGACCTCGGCTGCGACGCCGCGCAGGGGTACTTCCTCAGCCGCCCGTACCCCGCCGCCGTCGTCACCGACTGGCTCGCCGCCCGCGACCGCGTACCGGTGATGCGGGTCGTCGACAGCACCAAGCCGCAGCGCGGCTGGAACGCCGCCGCCCAGTAA
- the gatC gene encoding Asp-tRNA(Asn)/Glu-tRNA(Gln) amidotransferase subunit GatC: MAITRAEVAHLARLSRLALDDDELDVMASQLDVIIGAVARVGEVAAADIPPTSHSVPLTNVFRPDEVRPSLPPEAALSGAPAAEQGRFRVPRILDEE, encoded by the coding sequence ATGGCCATCACCCGCGCCGAGGTGGCGCACCTCGCGCGCCTCTCCAGGCTCGCGCTGGACGACGACGAGCTCGACGTCATGGCGTCCCAGCTCGACGTCATCATCGGCGCGGTCGCCCGCGTCGGCGAGGTTGCCGCCGCCGACATCCCGCCGACCAGCCACAGCGTGCCGCTCACCAACGTCTTCCGCCCCGACGAGGTACGCCCCTCGCTCCCGCCCGAGGCCGCCCTGTCCGGCGCGCCCGCCGCGGAGCAGGGCCGCTTCCGCGTCCCGCGCATCCTGGACGAGGAATGA
- the gatA gene encoding Asp-tRNA(Asn)/Glu-tRNA(Gln) amidotransferase subunit GatA, with protein sequence MTDLTRLTAADLAKIVANGEASAVDVAQAHLDRVEALNGRLNAFLHVDADGALAAAKRVDERRAAGETLGPLAGVPLALKDVFTTEGVPTTCGSKILEGWRPPYDATVTRRLKEAGVVILGKTNMDEFAMGSSTENSAYGPTRNPWDTDRVPGGSGGGSSAAVASFMAPLGIGTDTGGSIRQPAAVTGTVGAKPTYGGVSRYGLVAFSSSLDQGGPCARTVLDAALLHEVIAGHDPMDSTSIDAPVPPCAEAARNADIKGLRVGVVKEFSGEGYQPGVEERFREAVATLESLGAVVSEVSCPHFVYALPAYYLIAPSECSSNLARFDAMRYGLRTGDDGTRDVEQVMSITRAAGFGAEVKRRIILGTFALSSGYYDAYYGQAQKVRTLITRDFDAAFASVDVLVSPTTPTTAFRIGERADDPMAMYLADLCTIPSNLSGGAAMSVPCGLAEGLPVGLQVMAPAMRDDLMYRVAAAFEAASPMTEVPAI encoded by the coding sequence ATGACGGACCTCACGCGGCTGACCGCCGCGGACCTCGCCAAGATCGTCGCGAACGGCGAGGCGTCGGCCGTCGACGTCGCGCAGGCGCACCTCGACCGCGTCGAGGCCCTCAACGGCCGCCTCAACGCGTTCCTCCACGTCGACGCCGACGGCGCCCTCGCAGCAGCCAAGCGGGTCGACGAGCGCCGCGCGGCCGGCGAGACCCTCGGCCCGCTCGCGGGCGTACCCCTCGCCCTCAAGGACGTCTTCACGACCGAGGGCGTCCCGACGACGTGCGGCTCGAAGATCCTCGAGGGCTGGCGGCCGCCGTACGACGCCACCGTCACCCGCCGCCTCAAGGAGGCGGGCGTCGTCATCCTCGGCAAGACCAACATGGACGAGTTCGCGATGGGCTCGTCGACCGAGAACTCCGCCTACGGCCCCACGCGCAACCCCTGGGACACCGACCGCGTGCCAGGCGGCTCCGGGGGCGGGAGCAGCGCCGCGGTCGCCTCGTTCATGGCGCCGCTCGGCATCGGCACCGACACCGGCGGCTCCATCCGCCAGCCCGCCGCCGTCACGGGGACGGTCGGGGCGAAGCCGACGTACGGCGGCGTCTCCCGCTACGGCCTCGTCGCGTTCTCCTCGTCGCTCGACCAGGGCGGGCCGTGCGCGCGCACCGTCCTCGACGCGGCGCTGCTGCACGAGGTCATCGCAGGCCACGACCCCATGGACTCCACGTCGATCGACGCGCCCGTCCCTCCGTGCGCGGAGGCGGCCCGCAACGCCGACATCAAGGGGCTGCGCGTCGGCGTCGTCAAGGAGTTCTCCGGCGAGGGGTACCAGCCCGGGGTCGAGGAACGGTTCCGCGAGGCCGTCGCGACGCTGGAGTCGCTCGGCGCCGTCGTGTCCGAGGTCTCCTGCCCGCACTTCGTCTACGCGCTCCCCGCGTACTACCTCATCGCCCCCAGCGAGTGCTCCTCCAACCTCGCCCGCTTCGACGCCATGCGCTACGGCCTCCGCACCGGCGACGACGGCACGCGCGACGTCGAGCAGGTCATGTCGATCACCCGCGCGGCCGGCTTCGGCGCCGAGGTGAAGCGCCGGATCATCCTCGGGACGTTCGCGCTGTCGTCGGGCTACTACGACGCGTACTACGGCCAGGCGCAGAAGGTCCGCACGCTCATCACGCGCGACTTCGACGCGGCGTTCGCGTCGGTCGACGTGCTCGTGTCGCCGACGACGCCGACGACGGCGTTTCGGATCGGCGAACGCGCCGACGACCCGATGGCGATGTACCTCGCCGACCTCTGCACCATCCCGTCCAACCTCTCCGGCGGCGCCGCGATGTCGGTGCCCTGCGGTCTCGCCGAGGGGCTGCCCGTCGGCCTGCAGGTCATGGCGCCGGCGATGCGTGACGACCTGATGTACCGCGTGGCCGCGGCGTTCGAGGCGGCCAGCCCGATGACGGAGGTCCCGGCGATCTGA